The genomic region CGTGGCCTCGTCGACGAAGCCGTACCGCATCAGTCCGGCGGCCACCAGTGCTGTGTCGTGCGGCCACACCGAACCGTTGTGGTAGCTGACCGGGTTGTAGGCGCCCATGTCCGAGGCGAGCGTCCGGATGCCCCATCCTGTGAACATCTCCGGCGACATGAGCCGCTTGGCCACCAGCGGCGCCTTTTCGGCGTCGACGATGCCCACCCAGAGGCAATGGCCCATGTTGGACGTGCAGGCATCAACGGGGCGCTTGTCCTTGTCCAGGGCCACGGCGAAGTATCCCTGCTCAGGAAGCCAGAACTTCTCATTGAACTCGGCCTTGATGTCTGCGGCTCGGCGGTTCCACTTGGCGGTGGTTTCCTCGTCGCCGAGCTGCTGGGCGAGCAGCGCTCGCCCCAGGTAGGCGCTGTAGACGTAGCCCTGCACCTCACACAGCGCAATGGGGGCCTCCGCCATCCGGCCGTCGGCGAAGTTGATCCCGTCCCAGGAGTCCTTCCAGCCCTGGTTCAGCAGTCCGTGCTCGTTGGCGCGCTGGTACTCCACGAAGCCGTCGCCGTCGCGGTCGCCGTAGTGCTCCACCCATTCCAGGGCCCGGTCTGCGTGCGGCAGGAGCGATTCCAGCAGCTCGCCCGCCAGCCCCCAGCGCCCCAGTTCGGCCAGCAGCGCCACGAACAGGGGCGTTGCGTCCGCGGTGCCGTAGTACGCCTGACTGCCGCCGAGGGCCAGTCCCGCGGTGACCCCCAGCCGCACTTCGTGCAGGATCCTGCCAGGTTCCTCCTCGGTGTCCGGGTCAACCTTCTGGCCCTGCAGCGAGGCCAGGGTCTGGAGGGTCCCCGCCGCCAGCTTCGGATCCACCGGCAGCGCCATGTAGGAAGAAAGGATGGAGTCCCTGCCGAACAGGGCCATGAACCACGGGGCGCCGGCGGCTACGGCGGCCCGCTCGGGGTGGTCGGGGTCGAAGATCCGGAGAGCGCCCAGGTCCTCTTGGCTGCGGGTCAGGACCTTCTCCACGTTTTTGTCCGTCACTGTCAGCCGGGGAACATGTTCTTCCCAGGCGGCGTAGCGCTGCGCCCCCACGTGCGGGGCCGACTCATGCGTGAACGGCTGCTCCGGTCCCGCGCCGTCAACCAGGGGCGTGGTGAGCACGGTGGCCGTCCACAAGCCGCGGGGGGCCAGTTCGGCGTCGAATGTCAGGGCGTCCTCGGTGACCGTGGCTCCGGAGGCGCTGATGACCACGCCGCGGTGGATGCCGTTGCGCATGGCGTCAATCTGCAGTGCATCTGCTCTGACCTGTCGGCTGTGCTCGGTGGACGGCACAACCTTTCCGCCTTTGACGTCGAACAGGTCGCTCAGGTCCGCGTCCACCCTGATCTGGATCCGGCAGGTCCGCGGCTGTTCCGAATAGTTGTGGACCTTGAGGTCGTCACGCAGGCCGGGCCCGACCTGCCGGCTGTGCTCCACTACCAGCGGGCTCTCCACCGCACCGTTGACCCCCCGGGGCCTGCCGACGAACACCGCCCGGTAGGGTTCCCGGGTCTGGCCGGACAGCGGTTCCAGAGAAGCGCCGTCGACCGTCAGCTGCCAGCGGGACAGAATCCTGGTGTCCTGGTAGAAGGCTCCCTGCGGCTGGCCGGGAAACACGTCCCCGCTCTCGGCAGAGATGCAGAAGGAGGAGCCCTCCACCACGGTCACCGCTGTCAGGCCGGATGATCCTGCACCGATATTTTCATTCCACGCACTCATCGACCGCTCCCTGGCGACTAGTCGGATGGCATGGGCCGGCCCGTGCGGCCACGTTATCCATCGTCCCCCTACCGGGATGACGCCGCAACGGGTTATTGCCTACCGGCGGTGACGGCTCCGGAAGAGCCGCGCCCCGCCGCCGTCGGACTGGCGTTGAGCGGCTGGACCCCTTGCTGAACAGCAGCTTTGGGTGTCGAATCTTCTTACTAAGGCCGCTTGGCGGCTCACGACTAGCACGCCGGGAGATGGTCATGTCGGTAAAGGGCACTAATGGCCGGGGCAAGGGCACGGGCCGCGGCAGTTCCGATCTCCGGCGGGCGGACGCCTCGGCAGGGGCGCCGGTGGACAAGCCGGAGGGCATCCGCAACGTCGCGCTGGTAGGACACTCCGGGGCCGGCAAAACCATGCTGCTCGAGGCCCTGCTCGCCGCCACCGGGACCATCCCGCGGATGGGTTCCATCGTTGACGGCAACACGGTCAGTGATGCCGAACCGTCCGAGATCCACCAGCAGCGCTCTGTGGTCCTTTCCGTAGCGCCGCTGATTTACGACGGCGTCAAGGTAAACCTGCTGGACACACCGGGCTACGGGGACTTCACGGGCGAGCTGCGTGCCGGGTTGCGCGCTGCGGACGCGGCACTGTTCGTGGTGTCGGCCGTGGACGGCGTCGATGCCGCCACCACCGCGCTGTGGGCGGAGTGCGCCCAGCTGGATACACCGCGGGCCGTGGTGATCAGCCGGCTTGATCATCCGCGGGCGAATTTTGATGCCGCCCTGGCTGCCTGCCAGCGCGCCTTTGGCCAGTCGGTGGTGCCCGCCTACCTGCCGCTCCGCGGGAACGGCAGCGCCACGGCGCTGCTGGGGCTGCTGTCCGGGCAGGTCTCGGAATACGACGGCGAATCCCCGGAGCCCGCGGTCCGGGACGCGAGTGCCGAGGAGCTCGCCGCCGCGGAGTCCGAGCGTGGCACGCTGATCGAGGGGATCATCTCCGAGAGCGAAGACGAGTCGCTGATGGACCGCTACCTTGGAGGCGAGGACATCGACGCCGACGTCCTGGTGGGCGACCTCGAAACGGCTGTGGCGCGCGGATCGTTCTTTCCTGTCCTGGCGACATCGGCTGAAACGGGACTGGGGATCACGGAGCTGCTGGACATGCTGACCCGGGCGTTTCCGACACCCGTTGAGCGTGCCTTACCGGACGTGACTGACCTTGCCGGCGAACCGGCCGGGCCGCTCTCCTGCGATCCCGACGGACCGCTGGCCGGTGAGGTGGTGCGAACCACCATGGATCCGTTCCTGGGGCGGGTCTGCCTGGTGCGCGTCTTTTCCGGCACGCTGCGCGAGGATTCGGCCGTGCACGTCAGCGGCCGCGGCCTGGCCGAACGCGGCCATGAGGACCACGACAGCGATGAGCGTCTCACCCACCTGTATTCGCCGCTGGGGGCAAGCCTGCGTCCCGTCCCGTACTCCGTGGCAGGCGACATCTGCGCGATCACGAAGCTGGGCAGCGCCGAGACGGGCGATACCGTGTCAGCGAAGGATGCCCCGTTGCTGATCACCGCCTGGGACATGCCCGAACCGCTCATGCCGGTCGCCGTCGAGGCCGCCACCCGTAGCGACGAGGACGCCCTCGCCAAGAGCCTGGGCAAAGTGGCCGCCGGGGACCCAACCCTTCGGGTGGAACGCAACGCAGAAACCCACCAGCTGATCCTGTGGTGCATGGGCGAGGCGCACGGCGAGGTGGTCCTTGACCGGCTGCGGGACCAGGGCGTGAAGCTGCAGACCGTGCCCGTGGTGACGCCGCTGCGCGAGACCTTCGCCGCCCCCGCCGCCGGGCATGGACGCTACGTGAAGCAGTCCGGCGGACACGGCCAGTACGCCATCTGCGACATCGAGGTGGAGGCGCTTGAGCGCGGCGCGGGTTTCGAGTTCGTGGACAAGACCGTGGGCGGGGTGGTGCCGAACCAGTTCATTGGCTCGGTGGAGAAGGGCGTGCGGGCGCAGATGCAGAAGGGCGTCTCGGCCGGTTTCCCGGTGGTGGACATCCGGGTGACCCTGGTGGGCGGCAAGGCCCACAGCGTTGACTCCTCGGACGCCGCGTTCCAGTCCGCCGGCGCGCTGGCGCTGCGCGAGGCCGCAGCCGCCGGCCGCATCCAGCTGCTGGAGCCCGTCTCCGCCGTCACCATCAGCATCCCGGACGAGTACGTCGGGGCTGTCATGAGCGACCTCTCCTCACGCCGTGGCCGGCTCACTGGCACGACGTCGTCCGGCGGGGATGCCACGGAGGTCACCGCCGAGGTCCCGGACGGGGAGCTCCTCCGGTATGCGGTCCAATTGCGGGCGCTGACCGCCGGCACCGGCCGGTTCCGCCGCAGTTACCTGCGGCACGAACCCGTCCCGGGCAACGTGGCGCCGGCGGCTGCGAACGCCTGACGTCCTTAGCCAGCGGGGATGTTGGCACGCAAGAACGCTGCGACTGGCGCCGCCAGGGAGGCGCCAATGTCTTCGGCCCTGCGCTTGTTTCCGGCGACCGCAAATGAGTGGTCGCCGCCCTCGCACCACTGGAGTGCGGCGGTGGGTCCGATGCGGGACACCACGCCTTCCAGCAGCTCCCGGGTGGCGAAGGTGTCGCGCGTTCCCTGCAGGAAAAGCATCGGGGTTTCCAGCCCGTAGAGGTGCTCGTCGCGGAGCTTCTCCGGCTTGCCCGGCGGGTGCAGCGGGTAGCCGAGATAGATCAGGCCGGCGGCCGGCATTCCTTCTGCCACCGCCATGGAGGCCATCCGGCCGCCGAACGACTTCCCGGCCGCCCACACCGGCTCGGCTTCCCCTGCGGATTCCGCCCGGGCCGCCGCTTCGGCCATCGCCGCCCGCCAGGCGGCAATCGCTGCCGGCGGCCGGTCGGGGAACTTCCGACCCGCCTCACGGTAGGGGAAGTTGAAGCGCAAGGTGGCGACGCCGTCGTCGTTCAATGCGCCCGTGAACCCGCGCATGAACGGATGCTCCATGCCCGCGCCGGCGCCGTGGGCCAGCACGAGCGTTGCGAACGGACTGGCCGGCCTCGCGTAGGCGCCGGAGACGTGGCCGTCGCCGACGGCGATGGTGATGGTGATGGGCGAGTCAGCGGTGGGCATGACTCCATCATGCCCGATCCGGAGTGGTGGCGAGATTTCTCAGGAAGCGGGCACCACCCTGAGCCAGGCGTAATCTAACGGCCGCAGCACGAGCCCCTCGTCGATCCGGACCGGCTCGTCGGAAAACAGGTCCAAAGCTTCGGCCGCGAACCCGGACAGCGTGTCCGCAGACACCACCTGCGGGCCGTCACCGAAGTTGGCGAGGGCCAGGACCACCGTTCCCTCGCCGGGCCGCTGGTACCCCAGCACGGCGGGATTGTTCGTGGTGAACGGGACCAGGCGGGTGCCGGCCAACTCCGGGGTTGCCGCACGGACCTCCGCCAGCCGCCTGAGCCCTGCGAACACAGCGCCCTCGGGCGTGGCCGGGTCCAGGCGCTTTGCGTACTTTTCGGCCGGGAACTGGGGCCGGTGCACCCACCGGCTGTCGGTCTCGTGGCCGTCCTCCAGCGTGTAGTCGTAGTCATTGAGCTGCCCCACCTCATCGCCGAGGTAGAGCAGCGGGATGCCGCCGGTGCTGAAGGCCACCGAGTGGGTGAGCAGAATGCGGCGGATGGCCTCGGCCGAACCGTCCTCCAGGCCGCACAGCGACGCCATGGTGCCGGAGATGCGGCAGTCGCCGGTCCGCGGGTTGTCCTGGAACGGCACGCCACGGGCGAAGCTGCCGGGGAAACGGTTAACGTAGAAGGAGTTCAGGAACCGGCGGTGGTCGAACCCGTTGATGCCGAACTCGGCAGCGTCCTCATCCGCGAACGTCCAGCCGATGTCGTCGTGGCTCCGCACATAGTTCACCCAGGACGTTCCCGGCGCAATGTTGTGCCTCCGTTCAAGCGCCTGGGCGAGCAGCGACACGTTCCGCGTGGCCAGGGCTTCCCAGGTCAGTGCCATCTGCAGCGGGTTGTAGGAGAGCTGGCACTCGGCCGGATCGATGTACAGGGCCACCTCGTCCGGGTGCACGATTGCTTCGGACTTGAACAGCAGCGATGGCGCCGCCAGCCGGCAGACCGCGTTGAAGGCCTGCAGCAGGGTGTGTGCCTCGGGCAGGCTTTCGCACGGTGTCCCCAGCTGCTTCCAGATGAAGGCCACCGCGTCCATCCGCAGGATGTCCACTCCCAGGTTGGCCAGGAACAGCATTTCTCCCGCCATGGCGCGGAACACCTCGGGGTTGGAGTAGTTCAGGTCCCACTGGAACGTGTGGAAGGTGGCCCAGACCCACCGGCCGTCCGGCAATTGCACGAAGGAACCGGGATGGTCTTCCGGGAAGATTTCCCGCACGGTCTGTTCGAACGCGTCAGGCATGGCGCGGTCCGGGAAGATCCAGTAGTAGTCGCTGTAGTGCGGATCGCCCGCGGCGGCCCGCTGCGCCCACTCGTGCTCGTTCGAGGTGTGGTTGAAGATGAAGTCCACCACCAGGCTGATGCCGTTGGCGCGCAACTCGGCGGCGAGCGCCCGCAGCTGGTCCACGGTGCCGAGCTTCGGGTTGACCTCACGGTAGCTGGACACGGCATAGCCGCCGTCCGACAGCGGCTCCGGGGCCAGGAACAGCGGCATCAGGTGCAGGTAGGTGAGGCCGAGTTCCTTGAAATAGGGGATGCGGGCGCGGACCCCCTCGAGGTCTGCCGCATACCGGTCCACGTAGCAGACGCCGCCAAGCATGCGGTTGGACTGGAACCATTCGGTATTTCCCTCGCGGCCGGCGTCCAGCTCTTTCAGGTCTGCCGGCCGCTCCTTCCAGGAGCGGGCGATCTCCAGCGCGAGGGCCGCCAGCTGTTCCTCGATGTCCGGCCGTGATCCGTACAGTGAACGGAACAGCCTGGACAGGTCGGGGAAGTGGTGGTCGAACCGCCGCTCCAGTGCGTCCCGGTCCCCACTGCCCGCTTCCAGGCCGGCCTTCCCGGCCACCGTGCTGAACAGCTGGCGGTTGCCTGCCTGGGATGCCCCGGACGGCTGCGGTGAACCGGATTCCTGGGCGGCGGATGGTCCCTGGGTAGCGTCCAGACTCGGGGATTCAACCATGGAACGGGTCTCCTTCGAGGATGCTCTGCGCCTGGCGGCGCCCGGTGTGTTTCATCCTTACAGATGGCCCCGCCGCTGCCCAGAGAGCGGGCAGATGTTTCTCAGTGCCCGACGGCGGGACTCGCCCGAGGGATCCGCGCACCATAGATCATCGTGAGAATCGCGGCGGGCGTACTGCTGACGCCGCGGGCCGCGCGGGGGTAGGTTGTCCCCATGGCCAGTGAACAGACCACCATCAGTGTCGACGGGCCCGACGGCCCCCGGGAAATGCGCGTCTCCAGTCCAAGCCGGGTGTTGTGGCCCGAACTGGGGCTGACCAAGCTGGACCTGGCGCGCTACTTCGTGGATGTGGGGGAGGCCTTCATCCGGGCCAACGGAGGCCGGCCGGTGGCGCTGCAGCGGTTTTCAGGCACCGTGGACGGAGAGCAGTTCTTCTCCAAGAATCCGCCGAAGGGGACGCCGGACTTCATCCGCACGGTGAAGGTCACCTTTCCGAGCGCGCGCTCGCATCCCATGCTGGTCCTTGACGAGCCCGCGGCGGCGGTCTGGGCGGCGCAGATGAACACGGTGGTTTTTCACCCTTGGCCGTCCCATGCGGACAATTCGGACAATCCCGACCAACTGCGAATCGACCTGGACCCCCAGCCGGGCACTGACTATGACGACGCCATCCCCGCCGCGCTCGAACTTCGGAAGGTGCTCGCCGACGCAGGGCTGGACGCCTTCCTGAAAACCTCTGGCAACCGCGGCCTGCACGTCTACGCCCCCGTTGAGCCGACCCGCGAGTTCCTGGATGTCCGCCACGCGGTGATCGCTGCCGCCAGGGAGCTCGAGCGGCGCATGCCGGAGAAGGTCACCACCAACTGGTGGAAGGAGGAACGCGGCGAGCGCATCTTTGTCGACTTCAACCAGGCCAACCGGGACCGCACCATCGCCGGCGCATACAGCCCGCGGGCCCTCCCGCATGCTTCCGTGTCCTGCCCCATCACCTGGGACGAGCTGGCGGACGTCAGGCCCAAGGACTTCACCATCCTCACCGTCCCGGACAGGCTGAAAACGGTGGGGGACCCGTGGGCGGACATGCACGCGAAGCCGGGAACCATCGACACGCTGCTGGAATGGTGGGAGCGCGACGTCGCGAACGGACTGGGTGAACTGCCGTTCCCGCCGGACTACCCCAAGATGCCGGGCGAACCGCCCCGGGTGCAGGCCAGCAGGGCGAAGAAGCCGGACTAGCCGGCGGCGCCGCGCCGCCCGGGCCCGGTGCCTCCAGTCGAACACCGCTACTCAAACCCGCCCTACTCAAACCGGGACGGGTCGCCGGTGCCGCGGCGCACCACCTCGGCGGTGCCGCCGGAGAAGTCGACGACCGTGGTCGGCTCGGCACCACAGTCACCGGCCTCGACCACCGCGTCGACCACATGGTCGAGCCGCTCCTTGATTTCCCAGCCCTGGGTCAGCGGGTCCTCCTCGTCCGGCAGCAGCAGCGTGCTGGACAGCAGCGGTTCGCCAAGCTCCGCCAGCAGCGCCTGGACGAAGTTGTGCCTTGGGATGCGCACGCCCACAGTCTTCTTCTTGGGGTGCAGCAGCCGGCGCGGAACCTCCTTGGTGGCCGGCAGGATGAAGGTGTAGCTGCCCGGCGTGACGGACTTGATGCTGCGAAACACGTCGTTGCCGATGTTCACGAACTGCCCCAGCTGCGCGAAGTCCCGGCAGACCAGCGTGAAATGGTGCTTGCTGTCCAGCTGGCGGATGGATCGGATCCTGTCCAGCGCCTCCTTGTTCCCCAGCTGGGCGCCGAGGGCGTAGCAGGAGTCCGTGGGGTAGGCGATCAGCCCGCCCGATCGCAGGAGCTCCACGATCTGCGAGATCGCGCGGGGCTGGGGGTCCTCGGGGTGGACATCAAAGAATTTCGCCATGCGTCGAGCCTACGGCCGGGCGGCGTTCCGCGCACGCACCCACGCAGGCACGCCCGCTCACCCCACATGCACCCACGGGCGCTTGGTGACATCCGGCTCGGCTTCCCGCAGCACTTCCCGGGTGACCGGCGCGATCTCACCCTCTCCGAGGAACAGGAAGCGAAGCAGGTTCACCACCGGATTGCCCTCGGTCCAGCGGAAGTAGATGTGCGGCATGAGCCCGGTGACGTCCCGGATGTGCAGGAGAACGGAGGCGATGGTGTTCGGCACCACGGGCCCGTGCACCTCCAGCACCCGGTAGCCGTGCCGCACCACGCCGTGCACCTGCAGTTCGGTTTCGAAGTCGGAGGAGTCGTCCACGATCACCTCGAGGAACAGCGCCTGGTAGTGGACCGGCAGGTGGCTTACCTCGATGGCGGAGGTCAGCTTCTGCCGGTACGCCTCCGCGGTCAGTCTGCGGGGTTCGTGGGCGATGATGCCGATGGGGCCGCTCTCGTCCTCGGCGACGAACTCCAGGGCCGTCCGGTCGAGCCGGACGTGGGTGGCGTGCAGCTCGAAGGACCGCCCGATCCGGGACAGCAGCGAAATGACGATGATGCCGGCGATGAAGAAGGCGGCAATGCGGATGCCCTCGGGCCGCTCAATGATGTTCGCGACCGTCGTATAGATGAACACCAGGGCGATCAGCCCGAAGCCGGCGGTGCGCTTCCGCTGCCGCCGGCGCCGGGCGGACAGTGCGACGGCGACTGCCGCCGAGGTCATCAGCACCAGCACGCCGGTGGCGTAGGCACCGCCCTGGGCGTCGACGTCGGCCTCGAAAAGGATGGTGACCAGGAAGGCAATGACGCCGAAAACCAGCACCAGCGGCCGGACCGCCTTGGCCCACTCCGGCGCCATCCCGTACCGCGGCAGGTACCTCGGCACCAGGTTCAGCAGCCCTGCCATCGCGGACGCACCGGCGAACCACAGGATGGCGATGGTGCTCACGTCGTAGACCGTGCCGAACCCGTTCCCCAGGTACTGATGGGCCAGAAAGGCAAGGGCGCGCCCGTTGGCCTGCCCGCCGGGTTGAAATTCGGCGGCCGGAATGAGGATCACCGTGGTGAAGCTACTGGCGATGAGGAACGCGCTCATGATCAGCGCGGCCGTGGTCAGCATGCGGCGGGTTCCCTCGACGCGGCCCGCCGGGTGCTCCTCCGTATCCGAATCCCGGCCGCGGACCTGCGGCATGACCGCCACGCCTGTTTCGAAGCCGGACAGCCCAAGGGCCAGCTTGGGAAACACCAGCAGCGCTATGGCCACCGCCAGTACAGGATTGCCGTGTGACGTCCCCAGGGCCTGCCACCAGTCCCCGACGGCGGCCGGGTGGGCCAGGGATTCGACGGCGGCTGTTGCCACCACCACGACGTTCAGTCCCAGATAGACCGCCACCAGGACGACGGCGATCCCGATCGCCTCCTTGAACCCCCGCAGGAACACGGCGGCGAGCAGGGCCAGGAGAACGAGGGTCACCGTCACCTCCTGCCCATGCAGCCACATCGGGGCGTACGGATTCTGGATGAGGTGCGCCGTGGCGTCGGCGGCGGAAAGGGTCATGGTGATCATGAAGTCCGTCGCCGCAAAGCCGAGCAGCACCAGGACGAACAGCTTGCCGCCCCAGCGGGGGAGGAGCCGCTCCAGCATGGCGATGGAACCCTCGCCGTGGGAACTTTCGCCCGCCACGCGGCGGTACACCGGCAGTGCCCCGAACAGTGTGACGGCCACCAGGACCAGCGTGGCCAGCGGGGAAATGACGCCGGCAGCGAGCGCGGCGATGGCGGGCTGGTAGCCGAGCGTGGAGAAGTAGTCCACGCCGGTCAGGCACATGACCTGCCACCATGCATGCTTCCGCTCGTGGGCCATGGTCCGGCCGCCGGGTCCCTGGTGGGATCCTTTGCTGTCCTGCAGACCCAGCAGCAGCCAGCTGTTGAGCCGCTGCCTCCGGGTGTGGCGCAGCGCCGAGGGTTCCGCCGGTGGGCGGCTCATGGTGGTCATGGTGCCTTTCATCTGTGGTGGTGCCCCGCGGCCGCGGTATCTCACCGATGCCGCGGGATTTCGTTGGGGCACAGCCGAACGTAGCACCGGGCAGGAGCGGCGGAACCGCCGGAAGCCGAATCTTGACGGATCCTTAACGCCGTTGTGAAGCACCCCACCGCGCGTGCCGCCTTGGCCACCGGACTGGTGAAAGAATGGCGTCATGGCAGGGGAACGGATCGTCATTGGCCTGTCGGGAGGCCTTGAGGGGGAGGTCCTGATCCGCCGTGCCGTCAAGGTCCTGGACGGGGCTGGCGGCGGGGACCTGCTCGCCGTCCACATCCGTTCCGCGGAAGGCGCGTCGCGCGAATCAACCAGCGCCCTCGAATCTCAGCGCCGCCTGGTGGTAGAGCTGGGCGGCAGTTACCACACCGTCGCCGCGCAAGACCCCGTCGAAGCACTCCTCGGGTTCGCGTCCCATGTGGGCGCCACCCGGCTGGTCATCGGCCAGTCGCGGGCACGCCCGCTCTCGAGGCTTTTCACTGGCGCGACGGAGACACGGATCATCCGCCGTGCCGGGGCCCTCGACGTGCAGGTGGTGCCGCATCCGCTGGCCGGGCGAGGCACAGGCCGGCGGCGGCAGCGGGACCTCGGCCGCGCGCGCGTCGCCGTCGGGTTCGTGCTGGCGGCCGCCGTCCCCATCCTGATGCAGCTGGCGCTCGCCGTCATCGAGCACAGTGTGGCCACTGCCGTCCTGGTCCAGCTCGCCGGGGCCGTGGCCGTGGCGCTTGTGGGAGGCCTCTGGCCGGCTGTCGCGGGTGCGCTCTGGAGCAGCCTGCTGGTCAACTACTTCTCGACGCCGCCGCTTGGTGAGCTGGCCATCAAAGACCCGCAGGACCTGCTTTCCCTGGGCGTGTTCGTGGGCGTCTCGGTTGCCGTGGCCGGCGTCGTGGACAGGTCCGCCCGGCGCTCCAAGGAAGCCGCCCGGGCGCGCGCCGAGGCCGCGACGCTCGGCGAGCTGGCCCGCGGAGCCACACGCGCGGAGGACACGGTGGGCAGCCTGCTGGAACAGGCGCTGGACGTCTTCGGAGTCCGCGGGGCGGCTCTCTTCAGCGGGCCGGCTTTCCGGAACGGGATGGCTTCTGGCGATGCGCAGCCTTTCGGTGCCGCGCCTGCTTTCCGCGACGGGGAGGGCGGGGCAGGGAGGAAGCTGCTTGCGAGTGCGGGCGAGCTGACCGATTCTGAACGGGAAGGCGCGGACTTTGCCGAGCACACCGTGGAACCGGTCGACGACGGCACCTGGCTGGTGCTGTTCGGCAGGACGGTGCCGGCCGCCGACAGTAGCCTGCTGGGCGCCTTCGCAGCGCACGTGCTGGCTCAGCTGGAGCGCCGGCAACTGGCCGCCAGCCGCCTGGAGGTGCTGCGGCTAGCCGAAGGTAACACCATGCGCACCGCCATCCTGCGGGCTGTCTCGCATGACCTCCGCACGCCGCTCGCCGGCATCAAGCTCGCCGTCGGCGGTCTCCTGCAGACCGCCGTCAGCTACACCCCCGAAGAGAAACAGGAGCTTTTGGAAACCATCGACGAATGCTCGGACCGGCTGGACGCCCTGGTGGGAAACCTCTTGGACATGTCCAGGATCACGGCCGACTCGGTGCGCCCCCTGATGAAGCCCGTCCGGTGGCTCGACGTCGTGCCTCCGGCGCTGCGTGGCCTTCCGCCGGGCAGGGTGCGGGTGGTATTGCCGCCGAACCTTCCCGCCGTCGACGCTGACGCGGTCCTGCTGGAACGCGTCATCGCCAACATCGCAGAAAACGCGGTCAAGTACGCGCCCGCATCGGACGTCACCGTGACCTCGGCGTCGGGCGGGCTCAGCGGCGCCGTCCTCAACGGCCACCCGGCCGGCGAGCTGCGGATCATCGACCACGGACGCGGCGTGCCAGACCGCAACGTGCCAGCGATGTTCCGGCCCTTCCAGCGCCTGGATGATCTGTCGCAGTCAACCGGCGTGGGCCTCGGACTCGCCGTGGCCAGGGGATTCGTCACGGCCATGGGCGGCAGCCTGGCGGCGGAGGAGACGCCCGGCGGGGGACTCACGATGGTCATCCGGCTTCCCCTCTCGACGGGGCACGGCTCACCAGGGCATGACGGGCACGACGGCGGGCCATCCGCCGCTATTCCTGCCGTTTCTCCACAGGAGACTGCC from Arthrobacter globiformis harbors:
- a CDS encoding amylo-alpha-1,6-glucosidase, producing MSAWNENIGAGSSGLTAVTVVEGSSFCISAESGDVFPGQPQGAFYQDTRILSRWQLTVDGASLEPLSGQTREPYRAVFVGRPRGVNGAVESPLVVEHSRQVGPGLRDDLKVHNYSEQPRTCRIQIRVDADLSDLFDVKGGKVVPSTEHSRQVRADALQIDAMRNGIHRGVVISASGATVTEDALTFDAELAPRGLWTATVLTTPLVDGAGPEQPFTHESAPHVGAQRYAAWEEHVPRLTVTDKNVEKVLTRSQEDLGALRIFDPDHPERAAVAAGAPWFMALFGRDSILSSYMALPVDPKLAAGTLQTLASLQGQKVDPDTEEEPGRILHEVRLGVTAGLALGGSQAYYGTADATPLFVALLAELGRWGLAGELLESLLPHADRALEWVEHYGDRDGDGFVEYQRANEHGLLNQGWKDSWDGINFADGRMAEAPIALCEVQGYVYSAYLGRALLAQQLGDEETTAKWNRRAADIKAEFNEKFWLPEQGYFAVALDKDKRPVDACTSNMGHCLWVGIVDAEKAPLVAKRLMSPEMFTGWGIRTLASDMGAYNPVSYHNGSVWPHDTALVAAGLMRYGFVDEATRIATGLFDAAEQFDGRLPELFCGFSRDDFPDPVPFPTSCSPQAWASAAPVQLMRTLLRFDPLLSRQEVCLAPVLPAVFGSFRADKVQMDSSRITLSANGSEGSIDGLPSGVTLLNKPRPPLERLMAP
- a CDS encoding elongation factor G-like protein EF-G2 translates to MSVKGTNGRGKGTGRGSSDLRRADASAGAPVDKPEGIRNVALVGHSGAGKTMLLEALLAATGTIPRMGSIVDGNTVSDAEPSEIHQQRSVVLSVAPLIYDGVKVNLLDTPGYGDFTGELRAGLRAADAALFVVSAVDGVDAATTALWAECAQLDTPRAVVISRLDHPRANFDAALAACQRAFGQSVVPAYLPLRGNGSATALLGLLSGQVSEYDGESPEPAVRDASAEELAAAESERGTLIEGIISESEDESLMDRYLGGEDIDADVLVGDLETAVARGSFFPVLATSAETGLGITELLDMLTRAFPTPVERALPDVTDLAGEPAGPLSCDPDGPLAGEVVRTTMDPFLGRVCLVRVFSGTLREDSAVHVSGRGLAERGHEDHDSDERLTHLYSPLGASLRPVPYSVAGDICAITKLGSAETGDTVSAKDAPLLITAWDMPEPLMPVAVEAATRSDEDALAKSLGKVAAGDPTLRVERNAETHQLILWCMGEAHGEVVLDRLRDQGVKLQTVPVVTPLRETFAAPAAGHGRYVKQSGGHGQYAICDIEVEALERGAGFEFVDKTVGGVVPNQFIGSVEKGVRAQMQKGVSAGFPVVDIRVTLVGGKAHSVDSSDAAFQSAGALALREAAAAGRIQLLEPVSAVTISIPDEYVGAVMSDLSSRRGRLTGTTSSGGDATEVTAEVPDGELLRYAVQLRALTAGTGRFRRSYLRHEPVPGNVAPAAANA
- a CDS encoding alpha/beta hydrolase family protein yields the protein MPTADSPITITIAVGDGHVSGAYARPASPFATLVLAHGAGAGMEHPFMRGFTGALNDDGVATLRFNFPYREAGRKFPDRPPAAIAAWRAAMAEAAARAESAGEAEPVWAAGKSFGGRMASMAVAEGMPAAGLIYLGYPLHPPGKPEKLRDEHLYGLETPMLFLQGTRDTFATRELLEGVVSRIGPTAALQWCEGGDHSFAVAGNKRRAEDIGASLAAPVAAFLRANIPAG
- a CDS encoding alpha-amylase family protein, with product MVESPSLDATQGPSAAQESGSPQPSGASQAGNRQLFSTVAGKAGLEAGSGDRDALERRFDHHFPDLSRLFRSLYGSRPDIEEQLAALALEIARSWKERPADLKELDAGREGNTEWFQSNRMLGGVCYVDRYAADLEGVRARIPYFKELGLTYLHLMPLFLAPEPLSDGGYAVSSYREVNPKLGTVDQLRALAAELRANGISLVVDFIFNHTSNEHEWAQRAAAGDPHYSDYYWIFPDRAMPDAFEQTVREIFPEDHPGSFVQLPDGRWVWATFHTFQWDLNYSNPEVFRAMAGEMLFLANLGVDILRMDAVAFIWKQLGTPCESLPEAHTLLQAFNAVCRLAAPSLLFKSEAIVHPDEVALYIDPAECQLSYNPLQMALTWEALATRNVSLLAQALERRHNIAPGTSWVNYVRSHDDIGWTFADEDAAEFGINGFDHRRFLNSFYVNRFPGSFARGVPFQDNPRTGDCRISGTMASLCGLEDGSAEAIRRILLTHSVAFSTGGIPLLYLGDEVGQLNDYDYTLEDGHETDSRWVHRPQFPAEKYAKRLDPATPEGAVFAGLRRLAEVRAATPELAGTRLVPFTTNNPAVLGYQRPGEGTVVLALANFGDGPQVVSADTLSGFAAEALDLFSDEPVRIDEGLVLRPLDYAWLRVVPAS
- the ligD gene encoding non-homologous end-joining DNA ligase produces the protein MASEQTTISVDGPDGPREMRVSSPSRVLWPELGLTKLDLARYFVDVGEAFIRANGGRPVALQRFSGTVDGEQFFSKNPPKGTPDFIRTVKVTFPSARSHPMLVLDEPAAAVWAAQMNTVVFHPWPSHADNSDNPDQLRIDLDPQPGTDYDDAIPAALELRKVLADAGLDAFLKTSGNRGLHVYAPVEPTREFLDVRHAVIAAARELERRMPEKVTTNWWKEERGERIFVDFNQANRDRTIAGAYSPRALPHASVSCPITWDELADVRPKDFTILTVPDRLKTVGDPWADMHAKPGTIDTLLEWWERDVANGLGELPFPPDYPKMPGEPPRVQASRAKKPD